A DNA window from Plasmodium brasilianum strain Bolivian I chromosome 12, whole genome shotgun sequence contains the following coding sequences:
- a CDS encoding ribosomal protein L28, with product MPKNLNLFGKYLRRLGKSHKKGFKKKQVIHPIPVKAYGRVPSAASQTGLYHDEDYNYYTKVSYSLKKTRIKVKPNVFKKHIVSNILNTIIPNVRITTSALHAMDDAGGFDNYILKTPPEELRSNFGEKLRNVMYFYLSHPDVKLFSLPWKVFMNKYQQSDYYYAVYQHLRKKRIYELYQKKESGKYSPYYLPDDKCLHPQRQEFPLNTQIQNLNLWYNKNKILKKAFIQKLKEAKSFDQAYTDHHFLDSYRKGRGRGGGGKHGRTPRKRSKTYKYFEIRPY from the coding sequence ATGcccaaaaatttaaatttatttggaaaatatttaagaaGACTTGGGAAAAGTCATAAAAAaggttttaaaaaaaaacaagtaaTTCATCCTATTCCTGTTAAGGCATATGGTAGAGTACCATCAGCAGCTTCACAAACAGGATTATATCACGATGaagattataattattatactaAAGTATCTtactctttaaaaaaaacaagaataaaagtaaaaccAAATGTATTTAAGAAGCATATTgttagtaatattttaaatacaataatacCAAATGTTCGTATTACAACTAGCGCATTACATGCTATGGATGATGCAGGAGGGTttgataattatatattaaaaacacCTCCAGAAGAACTTCGATCAAATTTTGGGGAGAAGCTACGAAAtgttatgtatttttatttgtccCATCCAGatgttaaattattttccttgCCTTGGAAagtttttatgaataaatatcaACAGAgtgattattattatgcagTATATCAacatttaagaaaaaaaagaatatatgaaCTTTATCAAAAGAAAGAATCAGGTAAATACTCCCCTTACTATTTACCTGATGATAAATGTCTGCATCCACAGAGGCAAGAATTCCCCTTAAATACAcaaattcaaaatttaaatttatggtataacaaaaataaaatactaaaaaaggcttttattcaaaaattaaaagaagcaAAATCATTTGATCAAGCTTACACAGATCATCACTTTTTGGATAGCTACAGAAAAGGTAGAGGAAGGGGAGGTGGTGGAAAACATGGAAGAACACCAAGAAAGAGATCAAAAACGTATAAATACTTTGAAATTAGGCcttattag